In Aquamicrobium sp., a single genomic region encodes these proteins:
- a CDS encoding MaoC family dehydratase N-terminal domain-containing protein, whose translation MTGALDLPHLKSWIGKTRSVTDTITPRLAASLAAILDEPADLAEGDPAPAGIHWCLSPDIAPMSGLGADGHPARGGFLPPVPLPRRMWAGGRLRFHGNFRVGERIRRDSTIKDVEAKEGRSGALCFVTVAHEYHGEAGLVLGEEHDIVYREITPTVLPEPPAAPARGEIRAGIEATPVLLARYSAVTFNGHRIHYDRDYTRDVELYPGLIVHGPLQATYLLRMARDTFGAMPARFDFRGRSPLFDGQTFSLEARRVGDDRLALWAAAQNGVVTLEAEAWRRA comes from the coding sequence ATGACCGGCGCGCTCGACCTGCCGCACCTGAAAAGCTGGATCGGCAAGACCCGGTCGGTCACGGACACGATCACGCCGCGGCTGGCCGCCAGCCTCGCCGCCATCCTCGACGAGCCGGCCGACCTTGCCGAAGGCGACCCGGCCCCGGCCGGCATCCACTGGTGCCTGTCGCCCGACATCGCGCCGATGTCGGGGCTGGGGGCCGACGGCCACCCGGCGCGCGGCGGCTTCCTGCCGCCGGTGCCGCTGCCGCGGCGCATGTGGGCCGGCGGGCGGCTGCGCTTCCACGGGAATTTCCGCGTCGGCGAGCGCATCCGCCGCGACTCGACGATCAAGGACGTGGAAGCCAAGGAAGGCCGCAGCGGCGCGCTGTGCTTCGTCACCGTCGCCCACGAATATCATGGCGAGGCCGGTCTGGTGCTCGGCGAGGAGCACGACATCGTCTATCGCGAGATAACGCCGACCGTGCTGCCGGAGCCGCCGGCCGCGCCGGCGCGCGGCGAGATCCGCGCCGGGATCGAGGCCACGCCCGTGCTGCTCGCGCGCTATTCGGCCGTCACCTTCAACGGCCACCGCATCCACTACGACCGCGACTATACGCGCGACGTCGAGCTCTATCCCGGCCTGATCGTCCACGGCCCGCTCCAGGCGACCTACCTTCTGCGCATGGCGCGCGATACGTTCGGCGCGATGCCCGCCCGCTTCGACTTCCGCGGCCGCTCGCCGCTGTTCGACGGCCAGACCTTCAGCCTCGAAGCCCGCCGCGTCGGCGATGACCGGCTCGCCCTGTGGGCCGCCGCGCAGAACGGCGTCGTCACGCTCGAAGCCGAGGCGTGGCGCCGGGCGTAG
- a CDS encoding sugar ABC transporter ATP-binding protein — protein sequence MTPILEMRGLTKLYARVPAVEDINFTLMPGEVHALLGENGAGKSTLTKMIAGVVEPSAGEILLEGSPVHLRTPAAALEAGIAMVFQETSLVPSMTVAQNLFMGNERFFNRLRGINIAAQQFMQSLNFQVDPTAMVQTLGAAKKQMIEIARAMLSNARVIVFDEPTATLTPEEKKHFFDLVRTLKGRGVAIIFISHALEEALAISDRITILRDGRHVVTDATANFDRARIVQSMVGRSLSEELYGKKKDFVRPPGERILQVSNLRVGNMVRNNSLSVFAGQVTGIFGLVGSGRTETFKVVAGAIKRNYLNGGEVFIRGKRVRYRVPAQSLSEKVAYITEDRKIEGFFETMSIKANIFIGKLAKAGWRAFWLSRSQMNRVGEEWAKSLHIRAVSKDAKVIELSGGNQQKVVIAKSLIQDPDLIIFDEPTRGVDVGAIAEIHQMINRLADEGKAVVVISSYLPEVMQLSDRLLVARQGRVVEEFSPKDATEENLMYAAVH from the coding sequence ATGACGCCGATTCTCGAAATGCGCGGCCTGACCAAGCTCTATGCGCGGGTGCCGGCCGTCGAGGACATCAACTTCACGCTGATGCCGGGCGAGGTCCACGCGCTGCTCGGCGAGAACGGCGCCGGCAAGTCGACGCTCACCAAGATGATCGCCGGCGTGGTAGAGCCGAGCGCGGGCGAGATCCTGCTCGAGGGCAGCCCCGTCCATCTGCGCACCCCGGCCGCCGCGCTCGAGGCCGGCATCGCCATGGTGTTCCAGGAGACGAGCCTCGTGCCGTCGATGACCGTGGCGCAGAACCTGTTCATGGGCAACGAGCGGTTCTTCAACCGCCTGCGCGGCATCAACATCGCCGCGCAGCAGTTCATGCAGTCGCTGAACTTCCAGGTCGACCCGACGGCGATGGTGCAGACCCTCGGCGCAGCCAAGAAGCAGATGATCGAGATCGCCCGCGCCATGCTGTCCAACGCGCGCGTGATCGTGTTCGACGAGCCGACCGCGACGCTGACGCCGGAGGAGAAGAAGCACTTCTTCGACCTCGTGCGCACGCTCAAAGGGCGCGGCGTCGCCATCATCTTCATCAGCCACGCGCTGGAGGAGGCGCTGGCGATCTCCGACCGCATCACCATCCTGCGCGACGGCCGGCACGTGGTGACGGACGCGACCGCGAATTTCGACCGCGCGCGCATCGTCCAGTCCATGGTCGGCCGCAGCCTGTCGGAAGAGCTCTACGGCAAGAAGAAGGATTTCGTGCGCCCGCCGGGCGAGCGCATCCTCCAGGTGTCGAACCTGCGCGTCGGCAACATGGTGCGCAACAACTCGCTGTCGGTGTTCGCCGGGCAGGTGACGGGCATCTTCGGCCTCGTCGGCTCGGGCCGCACCGAGACCTTCAAGGTCGTCGCCGGCGCGATCAAGCGCAACTATCTCAACGGCGGCGAGGTGTTCATCCGCGGCAAGCGGGTGCGCTACCGGGTGCCGGCCCAGAGTCTCAGCGAAAAGGTCGCCTACATCACCGAGGACCGCAAGATCGAGGGTTTCTTCGAGACCATGTCGATCAAGGCCAACATCTTCATCGGCAAGCTGGCCAAGGCGGGCTGGCGCGCCTTCTGGCTAAGCCGTTCGCAGATGAACCGTGTCGGCGAGGAATGGGCGAAGTCGCTGCATATCCGCGCCGTCAGCAAGGACGCCAAGGTGATCGAGCTGTCGGGCGGCAACCAGCAGAAGGTGGTGATCGCCAAGTCGCTGATCCAGGACCCGGACCTCATCATCTTCGACGAGCCGACGCGCGGCGTCGACGTCGGCGCCATCGCCGAGATCCACCAGATGATCAACCGGCTGGCCGACGAGGGCAAGGCGGTGGTGGTCATCTCCTCCTACCTGCCGGAGGTCATGCAGCTCTCCGACCGGCTGCTCGTCGCCCGGCAGGGGCGCGTCGTCGAGGAATTCTCGCCGAAGGACGCCACCGAGGAGAACCTGATGTACGCGGCGGTGCACTAG
- a CDS encoding TetR/AcrR family transcriptional regulator encodes MPDAAAPPPSLHKPRRRRLSREEKARLTRGSLLNAGCAVVAAEGYAAAAVAKIADQAGVAHGTFYNYFEDRQALFDELLPYEGLRMREAVERVARNVPSGMEREIVRFEAFLNYVIENDGFYRILYESEIFAPRAHSAHMANIVEGYRRTFGRAMREGWMRALDARQVDCLIYQLLGIRAYSAMQIHYAPDMAARRALRDAAVETYRLLTGASLKVSPEAGA; translated from the coding sequence GTGCCCGACGCCGCAGCCCCGCCACCCTCGCTCCACAAGCCCCGGCGCCGCCGCCTGAGCCGGGAGGAGAAGGCCCGCCTGACCCGCGGCAGCCTGCTCAACGCCGGATGCGCGGTCGTCGCCGCCGAAGGCTACGCCGCCGCCGCCGTCGCCAAGATCGCCGACCAGGCCGGGGTGGCGCACGGCACCTTCTACAATTATTTCGAGGACCGCCAGGCGCTTTTCGACGAACTCCTGCCCTATGAGGGCCTGCGCATGCGCGAGGCGGTCGAGCGGGTCGCGCGCAACGTGCCCTCGGGCATGGAGCGCGAGATCGTCCGCTTCGAGGCGTTCCTGAACTACGTGATCGAGAATGACGGGTTCTACCGCATCCTCTACGAATCCGAGATCTTCGCGCCGCGCGCGCACAGCGCTCACATGGCCAACATCGTCGAGGGCTATCGCCGGACTTTCGGCCGCGCCATGCGCGAGGGCTGGATGCGCGCCCTCGACGCGCGGCAGGTCGATTGCCTGATCTACCAGCTTCTCGGCATACGCGCCTATTCGGCGATGCAGATCCACTACGCGCCCGACATGGCCGCCCGGCGCGCCCTCCGCGACGCTGCGGTCGAGACCTACCGCCTGCTGACCGGCGCCAGCCTCAAGGTCTCCCCCGAAGCCGGCGCCTGA
- a CDS encoding AMP-binding protein, producing MFNLTGHLSVNARQRPEAEALVFGGQRLDWRTLEERVLHLAAALSERGVGEGAIVALMMKNSPAFVELIYAISHLGAVVLPLNFRLSADEVDYIANHAGATLLIADDIFEAEASGARLPTIVLNAAAQADIGAALLDPAGGRRRIPATPRGRDDLFRLMYTSGTTSRPKGVVHTYDNFYWKCFDHVLALGLNETTRLLVVGPLYHVGGSDLPGLGVHLAGGTLVVLRDYEPRAVLEAVAREKIEGVWLAPVMANDILALPEDGLPDTSSLRWCIAGGERTPETRIRAFFERFPSARYIDAYGMTETVSGDTLMEPGREFDRIGSVGRALRFVEIEIRDEAGNRLPPGEEGEICMRGPKVMREYWRDPDKTAETFHADGFMRSGDVGYLDEEGFLYITDRQKDMIISGGENIASSEVERVVYAHPAVREAAVFARPHPRWGEVAVAAIVLAEGQSLTYQQLLDHCRISLAGFKCPKDMVLLPNLPRNPSGKVLKRTLRELDASGSLNAQEG from the coding sequence ATGTTCAACCTCACCGGCCATCTTTCGGTCAATGCGCGCCAGCGGCCTGAGGCCGAGGCGCTCGTCTTCGGCGGGCAGCGCCTCGACTGGCGCACGCTGGAGGAACGGGTGCTGCATCTGGCCGCCGCCCTTTCGGAGCGCGGGGTGGGCGAAGGCGCGATCGTCGCGCTGATGATGAAGAACAGCCCCGCCTTCGTCGAGCTGATCTACGCGATCAGCCATCTCGGCGCGGTGGTGCTGCCGCTGAACTTCCGCCTCTCGGCCGACGAGGTCGACTACATCGCCAACCATGCCGGCGCGACGCTCCTCATTGCCGACGACATCTTCGAGGCCGAGGCTTCCGGGGCGAGGCTGCCGACGATCGTGCTCAATGCGGCGGCACAGGCCGACATCGGCGCGGCGCTGCTCGACCCGGCAGGCGGGCGGCGGCGCATTCCCGCTACCCCGCGCGGGCGCGACGACCTCTTCCGCCTGATGTACACCTCCGGCACCACGTCGCGGCCGAAGGGCGTCGTCCATACATACGACAATTTCTACTGGAAATGCTTCGACCACGTGCTGGCGCTCGGCCTCAATGAGACGACGCGGCTGCTCGTCGTCGGGCCGCTCTACCATGTCGGCGGCAGCGACCTGCCGGGCCTCGGCGTCCATCTCGCCGGCGGCACGCTGGTGGTGCTGCGCGACTACGAGCCGCGCGCGGTGCTGGAGGCCGTTGCGCGCGAGAAGATCGAGGGCGTCTGGCTCGCCCCGGTGATGGCCAACGACATACTGGCGCTGCCCGAGGACGGCCTGCCGGACACGTCGAGCCTGCGCTGGTGCATCGCCGGCGGCGAGCGCACGCCCGAGACGCGCATCCGCGCCTTCTTCGAGCGCTTCCCCTCCGCCCGCTACATCGATGCCTACGGCATGACCGAGACGGTCTCGGGCGACACGCTGATGGAGCCGGGCCGCGAGTTCGACAGGATCGGCTCGGTCGGCCGCGCCCTGCGCTTCGTCGAGATCGAGATCCGCGACGAGGCCGGCAACCGGCTGCCGCCCGGCGAGGAGGGCGAGATCTGCATGCGCGGCCCCAAGGTGATGCGCGAGTACTGGCGTGATCCCGACAAGACCGCCGAGACCTTCCATGCCGACGGCTTCATGCGCTCGGGCGACGTCGGCTATCTCGACGAGGAGGGCTTCCTCTACATCACCGACCGCCAGAAGGACATGATCATCTCGGGGGGCGAGAACATCGCCTCCTCCGAGGTGGAGCGGGTGGTCTACGCCCATCCGGCAGTGCGCGAGGCGGCAGTCTTCGCCCGGCCGCACCCGCGCTGGGGCGAGGTGGCGGTCGCCGCGATTGTGCTTGCGGAAGGCCAGTCGCTGACTTATCAGCAATTGCTCGACCATTGCCGGATAAGCCTCGCCGGCTTCAAGTGCCCGAAAGACATGGTGCTTTTGCCCAACCTCCCGCGCAATCCATCGGGCAAGGTGCTCAAGCGCACCCTGCGCGAGCTTGACGCCTCGGGTTCCCTGAACGCGCAGGAGGGATGA